From Anaerobacillus sp. CMMVII, one genomic window encodes:
- a CDS encoding flavin monoamine oxidase family protein yields the protein MHENLALSQMLSTIQNGLVKTNEPKKIMIIGAGMAGLVSALLLKEAGHNVVVLDANHRVGGRVCTIREPFSQGLYFEAGAARFPDHHKLLWEYIKKFKLATFPFINTTPDDLFYLNGIRTRRWHYRENPDFLRYQVAAHEKGKSANDFFEEVIRLISPFVKRYAPLDYEGISKSVDHYTLDTFLQFNQSLSAGAIDKVKLILGLQGLSEYSIFSIVQILLPWFEANVKFHGIVGGNGRLPDKFHLKLKNEIYLNERVTEIEVRGKAVSIFTTNTTTLKKSMFKGDFVIVAIPFSALQLIKITPIEVFSREKWQAIRNLRYLPATRIGIEFKSRFWEAQGIFGGQTVTDLPSRFSYYPSEGFGSPGPAIVTGSYTLGADTLLWDSQSEQVRLANLLRDLATIHGPIVYDQYVSNAGISWQQHPYNCGGVAIFKAGDIANLVPYLATPEHRIYFAGEHTSSYPGWVEGAIESGVRAAVEIHQLRGVN from the coding sequence TTGCATGAAAACCTAGCTCTTTCTCAGATGCTATCCACTATTCAAAATGGTTTAGTAAAAACCAATGAGCCTAAAAAGATTATGATTATAGGGGCGGGAATGGCTGGTTTAGTTTCAGCCTTACTGTTAAAAGAGGCAGGTCACAATGTGGTTGTTTTAGATGCAAACCATAGAGTAGGTGGGCGTGTTTGTACGATTCGAGAGCCTTTTTCTCAGGGCCTTTATTTTGAAGCGGGGGCTGCACGTTTTCCAGATCATCACAAACTTCTTTGGGAATATATAAAAAAATTTAAACTAGCTACCTTCCCTTTTATAAACACGACCCCTGATGATTTATTTTATCTTAATGGTATAAGAACAAGAAGATGGCATTACAGAGAAAACCCAGATTTTTTACGTTATCAAGTAGCTGCCCATGAAAAAGGTAAATCAGCAAATGATTTTTTTGAGGAAGTTATTCGTTTAATTTCTCCTTTTGTTAAACGGTATGCACCGCTTGATTATGAGGGAATTAGTAAATCGGTTGATCACTACACACTTGATACTTTTCTTCAATTTAATCAGTCCCTTTCTGCTGGGGCAATTGACAAAGTGAAGTTAATCCTAGGTCTTCAAGGTCTATCTGAATACAGTATCTTTAGTATTGTTCAAATATTACTTCCTTGGTTTGAAGCAAATGTTAAATTCCACGGGATTGTGGGTGGTAATGGGCGACTTCCAGATAAATTTCATTTGAAGTTAAAAAATGAAATTTACCTAAATGAAAGGGTCACTGAAATCGAAGTTCGAGGTAAGGCAGTTTCAATTTTCACAACCAATACAACTACACTAAAAAAATCGATGTTTAAAGGCGATTTTGTAATTGTGGCAATCCCTTTTTCTGCATTACAATTAATTAAAATTACACCAATCGAAGTTTTTTCACGGGAGAAGTGGCAAGCCATCCGTAATCTTCGTTATCTTCCTGCGACTAGAATTGGAATCGAGTTTAAGAGTAGATTTTGGGAAGCACAAGGAATCTTTGGAGGGCAAACTGTGACTGACCTACCAAGCAGATTTAGCTATTATCCAAGCGAAGGCTTTGGTAGCCCTGGTCCTGCGATTGTTACTGGGAGTTACACATTAGGTGCTGATACACTACTATGGGATAGTCAATCAGAACAAGTTCGTCTAGCCAACCTACTCCGTGATTTAGCTACTATTCACGGACCGATTGTCTACGATCAATATGTATCGAATGCGGGGATCAGTTGGCAGCAGCATCCATACAATTGTGGCGGCGTAGCTATTTTCAAGGCTGGAGATATTGCTAATTTAGTACCATATCTAGCTACTCCAGAACATAGGATTTATTTTGCTGGGGAACACACATCCTCTTACCCAGGGTGGGTTGAAGGTGCAATTGAGTCAGGGGTTCGTGCAGCCGTTGAAATACACCAATTACGTGGAGTTAATTGA
- a CDS encoding MgtC/SapB family protein, giving the protein MLLFNSFFMVIVEFFYDENILKLAIAAIIGIIIGLERSLKHKPAGLKTAMILTVGSCLLTIVSIYSAELYSEAYTKPMDPLRLAAQVISGIGFIGGGVILVRKNDVISGITTAVMLWVCGAIGIAVGAGFYKESIITLILLILAVQILPFIIGKVGPKGLREKEIKVRAYIRKDIQLTDIIKQIKAFDYKISSVKVKEETTQYLLTFIVMTHKKVYTTDVFYQLKSLDGIEKVEVENLS; this is encoded by the coding sequence TTGCTATTATTTAATTCTTTTTTCATGGTCATTGTTGAGTTTTTTTACGACGAAAACATTCTAAAATTAGCCATTGCAGCGATTATTGGAATTATTATTGGTCTAGAACGTTCTCTAAAGCATAAACCAGCAGGTCTCAAAACAGCGATGATTTTGACAGTTGGTAGTTGCTTATTAACAATCGTATCTATCTACTCAGCTGAACTCTATAGTGAAGCATATACTAAACCCATGGATCCATTACGTTTAGCTGCACAAGTAATTTCGGGAATCGGTTTTATCGGTGGGGGAGTTATCCTTGTTAGAAAAAATGATGTCATTTCGGGAATAACAACTGCAGTTATGTTATGGGTATGTGGAGCAATTGGAATTGCTGTCGGGGCAGGATTTTATAAAGAATCGATCATAACATTAATCCTACTAATCCTTGCTGTTCAAATCTTACCCTTTATCATTGGAAAAGTTGGCCCTAAAGGGTTAAGAGAGAAGGAAATCAAAGTAAGAGCATACATTCGAAAAGACATCCAATTGACCGATATTATTAAACAGATCAAAGCCTTTGATTATAAAATTAGTAGTGTGAAAGTAAAAGAAGAAACCACACAATATTTACTAACATTCATCGTAATGACCCATAAAAAAGTTTATACAACAGATGTATTTTATCAGTTAAAATCACTAGATGGCATTGAAAAAGTCGAAGTTGAGAATTTGTCTTAG
- a CDS encoding DUF2062 domain-containing protein yields MLNKQLRKLKYLCIRLLRIKDKTHSIASGFTMGFLMNFIPSFGFGPFLSTVGPKLVKGNSIAGFIGGVLFIWSFPILFYMNVIVGEAILPISIDTKIEIIIEELEDGIEKPEQVLSASLKIGKAFLVGMFVNMFFFGTIAYLVSYYIIKKYQRDVLKFVHKNWNLLKE; encoded by the coding sequence ATGTTAAATAAACAACTAAGAAAACTAAAATATCTTTGTATAAGATTATTACGAATAAAAGACAAAACACATAGTATCGCTAGTGGATTTACGATGGGATTTCTTATGAACTTCATTCCTTCATTTGGATTTGGACCGTTTCTCTCAACGGTAGGACCAAAACTAGTAAAAGGCAATTCAATAGCCGGCTTTATAGGTGGTGTCCTGTTTATATGGTCGTTCCCTATCTTATTTTATATGAATGTGATAGTCGGAGAAGCAATTCTACCAATTAGTATAGATACGAAAATTGAAATTATTATCGAAGAGTTAGAAGATGGAATTGAAAAACCGGAGCAAGTATTAAGTGCGAGCTTGAAAATTGGCAAGGCTTTTTTAGTTGGAATGTTCGTTAATATGTTCTTTTTTGGAACTATCGCTTATTTGGTCAGTTATTATATTATTAAGAAATATCAACGCGATGTACTTAAGTTCGTTCATAAAAACTGGAACTTGTTGAAAGAATGA
- a CDS encoding DUF6671 family protein, with the protein MQTDKSIKELFHNRHGFLATMHKKETAISPILQKELGIEIIIPNEFNTDAFGTFTNEVERDGDQLHAARRKIEKGMAQTGLQIGISSEGSFGPHPMVPFLPFNRELVLFVDKALDLEITGFIANSKTNYKQAMIESFDEAYGFADSIGFPDHGVILKTTSSTTNSSEIIKGITDIEQLKTAINSLFRKSPKSLYIETDMRAMYNPTRMKNIELATLDLVNKIKTTCPNCSMPGYEVVKANKGLKCEYCSCPTDLILSHIYFCKKCEYKEEKMYPNGNKTADPSRCPLCNP; encoded by the coding sequence TTGCAAACCGATAAAAGCATTAAAGAACTATTTCATAATCGTCATGGCTTTCTTGCAACGATGCATAAAAAAGAAACGGCTATCAGCCCAATCCTTCAAAAAGAATTAGGAATTGAGATAATCATCCCTAATGAATTTAATACTGATGCGTTTGGAACATTTACAAATGAAGTGGAGAGGGATGGCGATCAACTTCATGCAGCTAGAAGAAAAATTGAAAAAGGCATGGCGCAGACAGGATTACAAATTGGGATTTCTAGTGAAGGATCTTTCGGACCGCACCCCATGGTTCCTTTTTTGCCATTCAATAGAGAGTTAGTTTTATTTGTAGATAAAGCGCTTGACCTTGAAATCACTGGTTTTATAGCCAATAGTAAGACCAATTATAAGCAAGCGATGATCGAAAGTTTTGATGAGGCATATGGTTTTGCAGATTCCATTGGCTTTCCTGATCACGGAGTCATTCTAAAAACAACTTCTAGTACGACCAATAGTAGTGAAATAATCAAAGGTATTACCGATATCGAGCAGTTAAAAACAGCTATAAATAGCTTGTTTCGTAAATCACCAAAGTCCCTTTATATTGAAACGGATATGAGAGCAATGTACAACCCAACAAGAATGAAAAATATTGAGTTAGCTACATTAGATCTTGTGAATAAAATCAAAACAACTTGTCCTAATTGTTCAATGCCTGGTTATGAGGTAGTAAAAGCAAATAAAGGATTAAAATGTGAATATTGCAGTTGCCCAACTGATTTAATTCTTTCACATATTTATTTCTGTAAAAAATGTGAATACAAAGAAGAGAAGATGTATCCAAACGGAAACAAAACTGCAGATCCTTCTCGTTGCCCATTATGTAACCCATAA
- the pckA gene encoding phosphoenolpyruvate carboxykinase (ATP), translating to MKKNSGISLEEVLNSTKVYHNLSVPELVEIAIKRKEGRLTNTGALLVTTGKYTGRSPNDKYIVYDPSVAESIAWGNVNQPFDQEKFVILYQDVLHYLSEKELFVFDGFAGADELFRLPISVINEFAWHNLFAHQLFIRPTPEDLTPHKAQFTIVSAPGFKASPDLHGTKSETFIIINYEKQIVLIGGTEYAGEMKKSIFSVMNTLLPEKNVLPMHCSANIGKDKDVALFFGLSGTGKTTLSADPNRFLIGDDEHGWCDAGIFNMEGGCYAKCIHLNAESEPQIFHSIRFGAVLENAVVSEITREPDYDDNSLTENTRTAYPIEHIENAIIPGVAGHPRVIIFLTADAFGVLPPISRLTKEQAMYHFLSGYTSKLAGTERGVTKPVATFSTCFGAPFLPLRPSVYAELLGKKIEEHQANVYLVNTGWSGGPYGVGKRMNLEYTRTMITAAITGELEKFAFEPDPFFGLLVPQFCPGVPREILNPRNTWENTRAYDEQADELAARFIINFEQLASHNPEVKDLMMKDFTITT from the coding sequence ATGAAAAAAAATAGTGGTATCTCTCTTGAAGAAGTATTAAACAGCACGAAAGTCTATCACAATTTGTCTGTGCCTGAGCTTGTGGAGATAGCCATTAAGCGTAAGGAAGGAAGATTAACAAACACTGGGGCGCTACTCGTTACTACAGGCAAGTATACAGGACGCTCACCTAATGATAAATACATTGTATATGATCCTTCCGTTGCTGAGAGTATTGCTTGGGGAAATGTGAACCAGCCTTTTGATCAGGAAAAGTTTGTGATCCTTTATCAAGATGTTCTGCATTATTTAAGTGAGAAAGAATTGTTTGTGTTTGATGGCTTTGCAGGTGCAGATGAATTATTTAGATTACCGATTTCTGTTATCAATGAATTTGCTTGGCACAATTTATTTGCTCATCAACTTTTTATCCGACCAACCCCAGAAGATTTAACACCTCATAAAGCTCAATTTACGATCGTATCCGCACCTGGTTTTAAAGCTTCTCCAGACCTACATGGAACAAAATCCGAAACTTTTATCATTATTAACTACGAAAAACAAATTGTTCTAATAGGTGGTACAGAATATGCAGGGGAAATGAAAAAATCAATATTTAGTGTAATGAATACTCTTTTGCCCGAGAAAAATGTACTTCCCATGCATTGCTCAGCCAATATAGGAAAAGACAAAGATGTAGCACTGTTTTTCGGCCTGTCTGGAACAGGAAAAACGACTTTATCCGCTGATCCGAACCGATTTTTAATTGGAGATGACGAACACGGCTGGTGTGATGCAGGTATTTTTAATATGGAAGGCGGTTGCTATGCGAAATGTATCCACTTGAATGCAGAGAGTGAACCGCAAATTTTTCATAGCATTCGTTTTGGGGCAGTCCTTGAAAATGCTGTTGTGAGTGAGATTACTAGAGAACCTGATTACGATGATAATAGTTTGACAGAAAATACTCGAACTGCTTATCCGATTGAACATATAGAAAATGCGATCATACCAGGAGTGGCGGGTCATCCGAGAGTCATTATCTTTTTGACAGCTGATGCTTTTGGAGTACTCCCGCCAATTTCTAGACTTACGAAAGAGCAGGCAATGTACCATTTTCTATCAGGATATACAAGCAAACTTGCCGGTACAGAGCGAGGAGTGACCAAACCAGTAGCCACTTTTTCAACCTGTTTCGGTGCTCCATTTCTACCTTTACGACCAAGCGTATACGCCGAACTACTTGGCAAGAAAATTGAGGAACACCAAGCTAATGTATATCTTGTAAATACAGGCTGGAGCGGTGGACCATATGGAGTTGGCAAACGGATGAATTTAGAATATACGCGAACAATGATCACAGCTGCAATTACTGGTGAACTAGAAAAATTCGCTTTTGAACCAGATCCATTTTTCGGTCTATTAGTACCACAATTTTGCCCAGGAGTACCGAGGGAGATTTTAAACCCTCGAAACACCTGGGAGAACACGAGAGCCTACGATGAACAAGCAGATGAGCTGGCAGCGAGATTTATCATAAATTTTGAGCAATTAGCATCCCATAATCCTGAAGTTAAAGATCTAATGATGAAAGATTTTACGATAACGACGTAG
- a CDS encoding OAM dimerization domain-containing protein → MENDLSQVKPYGDTLGDGAIQLSFTLPIPYGEEAREACIQLAKKMGLEEIQIYHMKDLGINYTFFIIYGKLIHSIDFTTIRVPKLETKRMDFYQINEKIKNEFKRKITIIGACTGTDAHTVGIDAIMNMKGFNGEYGLERYPMIDAYNLGSQVKNEDLVQKIIELKADAVLVSQVVTQKGVHLKNLTELVELLEGAGIRKKIILICGGPRINHETALELGYDAGFGAGTVATDVASFIIEGMIKRSMK, encoded by the coding sequence ATGGAAAATGATTTAAGTCAAGTGAAGCCATATGGAGACACGTTAGGAGATGGTGCTATCCAGCTAAGCTTTACGTTGCCAATTCCTTATGGCGAAGAGGCAAGGGAAGCTTGCATCCAGCTAGCAAAGAAAATGGGTTTAGAAGAAATTCAGATATACCATATGAAGGATTTAGGAATAAACTATACCTTCTTCATCATTTATGGGAAACTCATTCATAGTATCGATTTTACAACTATAAGAGTACCAAAGCTTGAAACCAAGCGGATGGATTTTTATCAAATTAATGAAAAAATAAAAAATGAGTTTAAACGCAAAATCACTATTATTGGAGCCTGCACAGGTACTGATGCGCATACAGTAGGAATTGATGCAATTATGAATATGAAGGGCTTTAATGGCGAGTACGGCTTAGAGCGTTATCCAATGATTGACGCCTACAACCTTGGTTCACAAGTGAAAAATGAAGACTTAGTGCAAAAGATTATTGAACTAAAGGCCGATGCTGTATTAGTATCACAAGTTGTTACACAAAAAGGAGTACATTTAAAAAACCTTACTGAACTTGTTGAGCTATTAGAAGGAGCAGGTATTAGAAAAAAGATCATACTAATTTGTGGCGGACCAAGAATTAATCACGAAACAGCATTAGAGCTTGGATATGATGCCGGATTCGGAGCAGGTACTGTTGCGACTGATGTTGCTTCCTTTATTATCGAAGGAATGATTAAAAGAAGTATGAAGTAA